Proteins from a genomic interval of Narcine bancroftii isolate sNarBan1 chromosome 12, sNarBan1.hap1, whole genome shotgun sequence:
- the rnps1 gene encoding RNA-binding protein with serine-rich domain 1, with the protein MIVKAVSVGSLDREVEHCVIGRTVCAVDRDLSKSPKRDDKERKKRSPTPRPTKVHIGRLTRNVTKDHIMEIFSTYGKIKLIDMPLDRLHPHLSKGYAYVEFENPDDTEKALKHMDGGQIDGQEVTATAVLAPRPRPLPRRITPPRRMPPPPPMWRRTPPRMRRRSRSPRRRSPVRRRSRSRSPGRRRHRSRSSSNSSR; encoded by the exons ATGATTGTGAAGGCAGTGAGTGTGGGCTCTCTGGACAGAGAGGTGGAGCATTGTGTCATTGGCAGGACAGTGTGTGCTGTGGACAGAGATCT ATCTAAATCTCCAAAACGGGATGACAAGGAGAGAAAGAAGAGAAGTCCAACACCTCGCCCCACCAAAGTGCACATCGGCAGACTGACCCGCAATGTGACCAAG gatcacatcatggagaTCTTCTCCACGTATGGGAAGATCAAGCTGATCGACATGCCACTAGACCGCTTACACCCTCACCTGTCCAAGGGCTACGCTTATGTGGAGTTTGAGAATCCCGATGACACGGAAAAGGCTCTGAAGCACATGGACGGAG GTCAGATCGACGGGCAGGAAGTTACAGCCACAGCAGTGTTGGCTCCACGTCCTAGACCATTGCCACGGCGAATCACCCCACCACGCCGAATGCCGCCGCCCCCTCCCATGTGGCGGAGAACCCCACCGCGTATGAGGCGAAG GTCCCGCTCTCCCCGCAGGCGTTCACCAGTCCGCAGGCGATCTCGCTCAAGGTCTCCAGGGCGTCGGCGCCATCGCAGCAGGTCGAGCTCTAATTCTTCGCGGTAG
- the LOC138747378 gene encoding SEC14-like protein 5, which produces MVQKYQSPVRVYKYAFEMVMVAYEKRFPTCPMIPVFLGSEKLNEYKSEDGSVHVVERSCRLNVEAPRLLKKIAGVEHVNFIQKNTLNWKERTLLIKAQNETFSNRVLVFEICSYSVHPDNEDWTCFEQSASLDIKSFFGFESTVEKIAMRQYTANVKRGKEVIEHYLKELTAQGIQHVPRWAPPAPLRAAAPVPESSSSVTVPTLWTEASDVRMESAPEEAEISQSEQDNQATTPDATKLDADYIERCLGQLSPMQESCLIQLRQWLQDTHKGKVEELEEIWSLPSSLLSAKFWALTGMHIFRWYIFLQWQKEQGDEE; this is translated from the exons GCCTACGAAAAGAGATTCCCGACATGCCCAATGATCCCGGTGTTCCTGGGTAGTGAGAAACTCAATGAGTACAAGAGTGAGGATGGGTCAGTGCACGTTGTGGAGAGAAGCTGTCGGCTGAATGTGGAGGCACCTCGGCTGCTGAAGAAG ATCGCAGGAGTGGAACATGTCAACTTCATCCAGAAGAACACGCTAAACTGGAAGGAGCGCACGCTGCTTATCAAGGCTCAAAACGAGACCTTCTCCAACAGGGTCTTGGTGTTTGAGATCTGCAGTTACAGT GTTCACCCTGACAATGAGGACTGGACTTGCTTTGAACAGTCTGCGTCGCTGGACATCAAGTCATTCTTTGGCTTCGAGAGCACCGTAGAGAAGATTGCAATGAGACAGTACACAGCCAATGTCAAAAGG GGTAAGGAGGTCATTGAGCACTACCTGAAGGAGTTGACAGCCCAGGGCATCCAGCACGTCCCACGCTGGGCTCCTCCTGCACCGCTCCGAGCAGCTGCCCCAGTTCCGGAGTCCAGCTCTTCAGTGACTGTGCCCACTCTGTGGACGGAGGCATCAGATGTCCGGATGGAGAGTGCTCCAGAGGAAGCAGAGATCAGTCAGAGTGAGCAAGATAACCAGGCAACAACTCCTGACG CCACGAAGCTTGACGCAGACTACATTGAGCGCTGCCTGGGCCAGCTGTCCCCAATGCAAGAGAGCTGCCTGATCCAACTCCGACAGTGGCTGCAGGATACACACAAAGGCAAG gttgaggaGCTGGAGGAGATCTGGTCTTTACCGAGTTCTCTGCTCTCTGCTAAATTCTGGGCACTCACTGGGATGCACATATTTCGTTGGTACATCTTTCTCCAGTGGCAGAAGGAGCAAGGGGATGAGGAGTGA